ATAAATGTTTGGGCACCCCCCTGTTCATAAAAGTTAATTATATCAGTACAAGTGGATCACGGCTTTCTCaacctttatttaaaatacaggtcATCTGATACTCCATTGATTTGACTCTCTGTCCTTACTGCCATTATATTGTATCCCACTTAAAGCAAAATTGCTCAGTTGTTTACAGAACAAATTACTGCAAATAATAATCCTTGTTTGATGCTGGCACAACCAaacacagctctgtgtgtgtgaccAGAAGCACTGACTTAACCTGCCTTGAAGCTTTCTACCTACCTTTACGTTGAATTTAGCCTCTGATTTTATCCTCTTCCTTCCTAGCAACTTTCAGAAATTATCACCTCCAGCTTTGGATCTCTGATTTTCCCCCTGTGTGTTTTTATAAACTGTCCCTTTATCCTGTTGCAGGTTAGGAAGATCACAGtgcatcaggctttttttctgtgcttcagtttcaGCTGTGAATTCAGtgctttgttccttttctgaGTAATGCAGCCTGGTTTGTTTGATCTAGATTATTCAGAGAGGTCGTAATGTCTCATTCAAATTGCATGCCATTTGTTCTTAAATGCTGTAAACAGCACATCAACCTAATAAGCCCGAGTTGTTTCCCTTTCTCATTTTATTGCCCTGCTGAGTTAGTAGCTCCAGATAGGGGTACAAAATAGTTCAGAAAGTGTTAGTACAAATGAGCACAAGaataattaacttttaattccacctttgtgttttcctgtagGCAAATGCCAGCAATTTAAAGAATTTCCTTTCAGCTGTGAGGCTGGCTCACCAAGGGACCGACATAGGAGCTCTCCCTCTCTCAACTTTGGTACCAGCAAAGAACTCGGAGGTGGAAAAACCGAAGACAAAAATGATCATAACCTCAAGAAGGGACTATCCTCTCACCAAAAATTTTCCTTACTCTCTTGAACATCTCCAAGCCTCGTACTGCAAACTTGCTCGGATTGACACGCGTGTACTTTGTTTGAAGAAACTCCGAAAACTAGACCTAAGTCATAATCATATTAAGCAGCTGCCAGCTACTATTGGTGACCTGATCTGTCTTCAGGAGCTTATTTTGCATGACAATCACTTGGAGTCCTTCAGTGGGGCTCTATGCAGCTCCACCCTTCAGAAGTCTCTTCAGTTCTTGGACCTGagccaaaacaaaatcaaagccCTTCCAATTCAGTTTTGCCAGCTGCAAGAACTCGTTAATTTAAAGCTGGATGACAATGAGTTGATTAGGTTGCCCTTCAAGATTGGCCAGTTATATCATCTGCGCTTTCTGTCAGCAGCTCGAAACAAACTTCCTTTCTTGCCCAATGATTTTAGGAAACTCTGTCTTGAGAACTTGGATCTCTTTGGAAATCCTTTTGAACAGCCTAATCCACTTGTTCCCAATATACAACTGAAAATACCATTGACTTTGTTAGAGTGTGCTGCAAGAGCAACCATAAATTACAGGTAAGAGTAGCATGCTGGGTATGCATTGCACCTATTCAGTTTCAAACCTGTCAAGTTTAAACTTTactgacttcttttttcctgttagcaGCTACTGCTCTTCACCTGTTAAAAACTGTAAGGTTAAAGTTGCTTTGAATTCCGCTTGTAAAATCATCCCTTCATTATGCAGGATAATGCAGTAAATTGGTGACGTGGAAGCGTTTAGAGCAAGCTATAGGTTTAAATGCTTTTGTCCACAAAATGGGGGCACCGTAACAGAATATTCTTGCCCAAAGAGAATCGGTTCTACAACCCAGAACAACTTCTGACATTTTGTATTGAGGGGTTTCCGCTACAGTAGAGTTTGTGGCACTGATCATATTTTGTGTTGGGCTCTTGGACATTGCTTTCAAAAATGGTTCCCCTTCATCTTGTGCTCACATTAAAGTACACTAAAACTGTGTGTAATGCCCATTAGCCTGTGTGAGAGCAGTGTGTTGGCAAACGGTTAACTTCTGCCATGCAGCTCCTAGTTACAGACATGGACCGGTCTGCCTCTGCTTGAGATGGGACCTCACACAAGCTGAGTAGTGTTGGAAGGGTACTGCAAGGTGGCTTCTCAGAGGGCAAGTGTCACACTGGAGTTGATATGACCTACTGCAGGCTTCTCCCTACCTTAGGTTTTCCCTGATGTTTATTTCCTTTGGTGTTGGAGTAAGGTTACT
This genomic stretch from Falco naumanni isolate bFalNau1 chromosome 7, bFalNau1.pat, whole genome shotgun sequence harbors:
- the LRR1 gene encoding leucine-rich repeat protein 1 isoform X1, yielding MRLQCEVEVVSRLLPTCGLRGRGRATRALLSLGRPPGRARGGGVYLMVCTARDRVGARYKVQENIERFFTRFVEEGKATVRLREPAVDVCLSKANASNLKNFLSAVRLAHQGTDIGALPLSTLVPAKNSEVEKPKTKMIITSRRDYPLTKNFPYSLEHLQASYCKLARIDTRVLCLKKLRKLDLSHNHIKQLPATIGDLICLQELILHDNHLESFSGALCSSTLQKSLQFLDLSQNKIKALPIQFCQLQELVNLKLDDNELIRLPFKIGQLYHLRFLSAARNKLPFLPNDFRKLCLENLDLFGNPFEQPNPLVPNIQLKIPLTLLECAARATINYRIPYGCHLLPSHLCKDLEVAKTCQCGSACLSSFIQITVTMNLHHVAHTVVLVDNMGGTEAPIICYFCSLDCYSQFLDRYLQSNG
- the LRR1 gene encoding leucine-rich repeat protein 1 isoform X2 — encoded protein: MRLQCEVEVVSRLLPTCGLRGRGRATRALLSLGRPPGRARGGGVYLMVCTARDRVGARYKANASNLKNFLSAVRLAHQGTDIGALPLSTLVPAKNSEVEKPKTKMIITSRRDYPLTKNFPYSLEHLQASYCKLARIDTRVLCLKKLRKLDLSHNHIKQLPATIGDLICLQELILHDNHLESFSGALCSSTLQKSLQFLDLSQNKIKALPIQFCQLQELVNLKLDDNELIRLPFKIGQLYHLRFLSAARNKLPFLPNDFRKLCLENLDLFGNPFEQPNPLVPNIQLKIPLTLLECAARATINYRIPYGCHLLPSHLCKDLEVAKTCQCGSACLSSFIQITVTMNLHHVAHTVVLVDNMGGTEAPIICYFCSLDCYSQFLDRYLQSNG